The nucleotide window AAGTCTCATTCCGAGTATTTTATAAGCGTTGTCAAAACGCAATACGATTTAAAAATCGATTTGTTAAGGGAGCCTGAGTAGACTCATTGTAAAAAACAGGCTACCACACGAGCAGATTATACACATTAACCTTTCCGAAAGGATGCGGCCAGAACGTATATGACAAACACATCTGTGACGAAGACATTGGACTTTGATGACATTCAACTCGCGAACGCCCTTTTTGGCCCGCAAAATAAACATCTCACGCTCATATCCAAGCAAAGTGGCGTACAGCTGGGCACAAAAGGCACTACTCTACATGCCAGCTCCACTAATCCAGATGCACTGCAAACAATTCTAAATCTCCTCACGCAGCTATACGGTCTGCTTAAAGCAGGCAACACTGTATATCCTAAAGACATCACCTATGCCTACGGTATGCTGCAACGCGAACCAAGCATAAATTTGCAAAAACTGTTTAAAGATTCAGTTTTTGTTGTTTCGCCTAAAAAAACCATTGCTCCAAAAACATTAAACCAGCGCGACTACGTTGCTTCATTACGTGAAAACGAAATGGTGTTTGCGATAGGGCCAGCTGGTACAGGTAAAACGTATCTAGCTGTTGCAATGGCATTATCAATGTTTCTCACAAAGAAAGTACAAAAAATCATTCTTACCAGACCGGCTGTTGAGGCGGGTGAGAAATTAGGATTTTTGCCGGGCGATCTTGTGGAAAAAGTTGATCCATATTTACGTCCACTTTACGATGCTCTGCATGACATGCTGGATTCTGAAAAAGTAACTCACATGATTGAAACTGGAGAAATTGAGATAGCCCCGTTAGCATTCATGCGCGGTCGCACTCTCAATAACGCATTCGTTATATTGGATGAAGCACAAAATACTACACCTGAACAGATGAAAATGTTTTTAACACGTATGGGATACGGTTCCCGTATGGTAGTTACCGGAGATGTTACACAAATTGACTTGCCAGTATGTGGAAAATCAAACACACATCGCTCCGGTCTCATAGAGGCACAAAGAGTCTTGACAAATATCAATGGAATCCGTTTTCTACACTTTCACCATGATGATGTTGTTCGTCATCCATTGGTTGCAAAAGTTGTTAACGCGTACGAGCGTTATACAGCAGAACTGACAAACAAAGATTAACCGAGCAGGCTATGACTTCTAAAAGTAAAGCGCGCGGTTCAGCACAAAAGGGATCTGCTAAAATACGTAATGCCATTTCGTCTTATCCAAGACTTGGCATTTTTGTGTTCCTTATTACGCTGATCAGCCTTGCGATTCTTAGCGGAACCAATCTGCGCCCCCCACTTCCCTTGTATGTTGCAGGAGAAGTTGCGGCACAAGATGTACTCGCAACCCAAAACCTACTCTTTGAAGATACCAGTTCCACCCTCGCCAAGCGCAGACAGGTTGCAGCACTACAACCGCCTATTTATGACCTGGACCGATCTCCTATCTCCAAGATTCAAGACAAATTCCGTGTGATTTTTGATCTGATCAATTCTCCCATGGCTTCCTCCAGTGACGAAGATGCTGTTCGCTGGCAAATTGAGGAACTTCTCAATGTTGAAGTATCCCGTCAAACTTACAGCCATTGGAAGGAAGAGCGCTTCCAGACAATTTTTTACACACAGGCGTTGCCCTATATTGTAGATATACTCAATAAAGGCATCGTGGCGGACAGAACGCTGTTGCTGCAAAACAGAAACGGATACCTTATCCGCGACCTTGAGCAGAAAAACGAAACGCTTCACTCTGTAGCCTTTAAGGTTGATGATCTTTCAACTACAAAAAAGGGACTGCTCAAAGAGCTACGTAAGAAAGGTAAAGCACTGCTTCGTACGCGAAACGCTATCCTCTCTCTCATTTCTCCTGTCCTTACCCCGACGATTACGCCGAACAGGGTGGAGTCACAGCTTCGTGAACAACTGGCAATAGATGCAGTTGATCCCGTGTATTACAGCATTAAAAAAGGCGAGAGCATTGTTCGCAAAGGCGAACGTGTGACCTTGCCTATCCAAATTAAGTTACAAGCACTGCTCGCACATAAGAATCAGCGCTTTTTCCCGTATCAAATGCTGGGTGTGTTTATGACCGCCTTACTTCTCGGTGCCGGATTAGCCTTTGAACGCAGGGGGCGCAGACTCTGTTCATTGCGTAACGAAGACCTGCTTTTCACCTCTTTGCTAATCATTTTATTTGCCGGTGGCGCAAAAGCCTTCATGCTTCTACAAGGTAACCTTGACGGAGCACCACAAGCCGCAGACCTACTCCCTATCCTTTACCCTGTACCGGGTGCACTGGGATTAGTAGGACTCATCTTCGGCATAAGACGATGCAGCGTAACCGCACTTATCACCAGCTTTCTCTGTACAGTAATGATGGGTGGAACTATTGCACTCTTCTTATTCTATTTCATCGGCGGAATGATTAACGTCTGGCTCGTGCAACACGCAGAAAGCCGTAAAGACATTGCGTTAAGTGGTCTTCCGCTCATGGGCGGACTCCTCATTACGTGGGTTGCCTTAGCACTTTACCAACAATTGGATATGCCTGACATCGCTGTCGGCGCTGCCTTTGCAGCGGCAAATGGCTTAATCTCCTTGCTTGTTGTGTTTGCTCTCAGCCCGATTATCGAACTAATTTTCAACTACACCACCCGCTTCAAGTTGATGGAATTAATGAACCTTGAGCAGCCTTTGCTTCAGGAACTGATGATGAATGCCCCGGGCACATATCATCACTCACTTATTCTCTCCAACCTTGTAGAAGCCGGTGCTAAGTCAATTGGTGCCAACAGCCTGCTATGTAAAGTAGCGGCGCTCTACCATGACATCGGTAAGTTAATTAAACCACAATACTTTATTGAGAATCAGGGACGAGCAAAGAACCCTCATGACAAGCTTACTCCAGCCATGAGCACGCTCATTCTTATTTCTCACGTTAAGAAAGGTGTCGGGCTTGCCCGTAAATTCCGTCTTGGTCATGAAATTGAAGATATTATCCAGCAGCATCACGGCACATCTGTCATCCGCTACTTCTACACTAAAGCAGCGGAACAAGATGAAAGCCTGTGCAAAGACGACTTCCGCTACCCGGGACCTAAACCGAAAAGCAGAGAAGCCGCTATTGTTATGCTGGCTGACGCTGTTGAGGCTTCTAGCCGTGTACTTGCAGACCCGACTCCAAGCCGTTTGCGCGGACATATCGACACTATCATTAAGGGTATCTTCTCTGAGGGTCAGCTTGATGACTCTGAGCTTACATTCTCCGACTTAACCAAAGTCGGCGAAAGCTTCCATCGTGTGCTTACCGGTATTTTCCATCGAAGAATTGAATATCCCGAAGATCAGCGCGCAGGATGCGTCAAAAATAATGAAGAGAAAAAGAAGCATCAAGACAAGCCTGAAAAACCAAAAAATGGACCTGCTCCTGAAGCAGCGTAGAATATATGATTACAATAAAAAAAAGCCAGTCTGTTGACTGGCTTCTTCCCTTTTCCCGCACGGAACTGACACGTGTAATGGAAGCAATGCTTTCTGCCATCAAGCAGGAGGATAAAGACGTTGAGATCAATCTTGTGGACGATGCCACAATTGCCGATCTAAACGCATCCTTTCTCCAATGCGATGGACCTACTAACATCCTGTCGTTCCCTTCCACAGAAGACGGAAGCGCACAGAGCATTGGCTGGCTGGCTTTGTCCATGGATACTCTCGAGCGAGAATGTCTCTTGTACGGACAGGATAGAGCAGAGCACGCGTTGCGCCTTATCGCTCACGGAATGCTTCATCTTGCAGGCTACGATCATGGAGACGAAATGTTTGCACTGACCGATGTTGCTGTTGATGCGGGGCTTAACACCATTAAATAACTGTACCGTTACAATCAAACCGCTCTATATTTTTAAGAAAATTCTAGAAATAAAGAAACAATGCAATATACTAAAACTAACACCATGCAATATCTATTGCATGGTGTTTTTATTTAATACAACTACAAGCACCGCGAACTGCCCATACAAATGGGACTTCCTTCCTATCATGAATTTTATTTCCATCAAAACAATGAATTAGCAACACTACTACCGTTTAGTATATGCAGTTTAACATAAAAGATTATTGCCCAATGGCGTTTCTACTGTATAGTAGAACACTCGCACACTATACTTTTATCTACATGAGTAATAATGAAAAACTGCATCTACTTACTTATATCACTCGCTGCTGTAATATTCATAATTCAGCATCAGCGTGAGATACGACAGCTTAGGCAATTGATTGATTCTCAAAATCAATCAATACATGCCATGCAAGTAG belongs to Halodesulfovibrio sp. MK-HDV and includes:
- a CDS encoding PhoH family protein, coding for MTNTSVTKTLDFDDIQLANALFGPQNKHLTLISKQSGVQLGTKGTTLHASSTNPDALQTILNLLTQLYGLLKAGNTVYPKDITYAYGMLQREPSINLQKLFKDSVFVVSPKKTIAPKTLNQRDYVASLRENEMVFAIGPAGTGKTYLAVAMALSMFLTKKVQKIILTRPAVEAGEKLGFLPGDLVEKVDPYLRPLYDALHDMLDSEKVTHMIETGEIEIAPLAFMRGRTLNNAFVILDEAQNTTPEQMKMFLTRMGYGSRMVVTGDVTQIDLPVCGKSNTHRSGLIEAQRVLTNINGIRFLHFHHDDVVRHPLVAKVVNAYERYTAELTNKD
- a CDS encoding HD family phosphohydrolase, whose translation is MTSKSKARGSAQKGSAKIRNAISSYPRLGIFVFLITLISLAILSGTNLRPPLPLYVAGEVAAQDVLATQNLLFEDTSSTLAKRRQVAALQPPIYDLDRSPISKIQDKFRVIFDLINSPMASSSDEDAVRWQIEELLNVEVSRQTYSHWKEERFQTIFYTQALPYIVDILNKGIVADRTLLLQNRNGYLIRDLEQKNETLHSVAFKVDDLSTTKKGLLKELRKKGKALLRTRNAILSLISPVLTPTITPNRVESQLREQLAIDAVDPVYYSIKKGESIVRKGERVTLPIQIKLQALLAHKNQRFFPYQMLGVFMTALLLGAGLAFERRGRRLCSLRNEDLLFTSLLIILFAGGAKAFMLLQGNLDGAPQAADLLPILYPVPGALGLVGLIFGIRRCSVTALITSFLCTVMMGGTIALFLFYFIGGMINVWLVQHAESRKDIALSGLPLMGGLLITWVALALYQQLDMPDIAVGAAFAAANGLISLLVVFALSPIIELIFNYTTRFKLMELMNLEQPLLQELMMNAPGTYHHSLILSNLVEAGAKSIGANSLLCKVAALYHDIGKLIKPQYFIENQGRAKNPHDKLTPAMSTLILISHVKKGVGLARKFRLGHEIEDIIQQHHGTSVIRYFYTKAAEQDESLCKDDFRYPGPKPKSREAAIVMLADAVEASSRVLADPTPSRLRGHIDTIIKGIFSEGQLDDSELTFSDLTKVGESFHRVLTGIFHRRIEYPEDQRAGCVKNNEEKKKHQDKPEKPKNGPAPEAA
- the ybeY gene encoding rRNA maturation RNase YbeY, with translation MITIKKSQSVDWLLPFSRTELTRVMEAMLSAIKQEDKDVEINLVDDATIADLNASFLQCDGPTNILSFPSTEDGSAQSIGWLALSMDTLERECLLYGQDRAEHALRLIAHGMLHLAGYDHGDEMFALTDVAVDAGLNTIK